A single Augochlora pura isolate Apur16 chromosome 2, APUR_v2.2.1, whole genome shotgun sequence DNA region contains:
- the LOC144478570 gene encoding gem-associated protein 6 has product MESNLNFSHNIYKNDPILFKSYVGKEVNILNKDDSTVSGIVYTVDPVSESIVLLQGCQQNHLRLVFGHAIKNIEVCSDIVHELPTLFMNPQACLLQSTLDERKNAVVKMLRENRFPVKEKENILMIEDVLSIKPPYKPDDCISANSIILGRIQNLLSSVKT; this is encoded by the exons AtggaaagtaatttaaatttttcccataatatttataaaaatgatcctATATTATTTAAGAGTTACGTTGGTAAAgaggtaaatattttaaataaagatgatTCTACGGTTTCTGGGATCGTTTATACGGTTGATCCGGTATCAGAAAG TATTGTGTTGTTACAAGGCTGCCAACAGAATCACTTAAGACTCGTGTTTGGCCATgccataaaaaatatagaagttTGTTCGGATATAGTACACGAATTACcaacattatttatgaacCCGCAAGCATGTCTTCTTCAATCAACATTAGACGAACGAAAAAATGCGGTTGTTAAAATGTTACGTGAAAatagatttccagttaaggagaaagaaaacatTCTAATGATCGAAGATGTTTTATCTATAAAGCCGCCGTACAAGCCCGATGATTGCATATCCGCAAACAGTATTATTTTAGGAAGAATACAAAATCTGTTATCTAGTGTGAAAACTTAA
- the Trs23 gene encoding trafficking protein particle complex subunit 4-like protein Trs23: MVIYGVYIVSKSGGLIFNHDHNVPRIENERVFNYPLDLKLRYENKKIVVSFGQKEGINVGHALTAVNGNAVIGRELENGKDVFDLLEDPECFPLSLKFSRARMTTNEKIFLASMFYPLFAIASQLSPEPRCSGIEILEADTFRLHCYQTLTGIKFIVVAESTQSGIEILLKRVFELYADYALKNPFYSLEMPIRCELFETNLQTLLETVEKSGASSA; encoded by the exons ATGGTTATATACGGTGTCTATATCGTGTCAAAATCAGGcggtttaatttttaatcatgaTCACAATGTTCCacgaattgaaaatgaaagggTCTTCAATTATCCGTTGGACCTAAAACTTAGATATGAAAACAAAAAGATTGTGGTATCGTTCGGTCAAAAGGAAGGAATTAATG TGGGTCATGCTCTAACGGCAGTGAACGGCAATGCGGTAATAGGAAGAGAATTAGAAAATGGAAAGGATGTATTCGATTTGTTGGAGGATCCGGAATGTTTTCCGCTATCCCTTAAATTTAGTCGTGCCAGAATGACTACAAATGAAAAAATCTTTTTGGCATCCATGTTTTATCCTTTATTTGCAATTGCTAGCCAGCTCAGTCCCGAACCGCGTTGTTCaggaattgaaatattagaagcAGATACATTTAGACTTCATTGCTATCAAACATTGACTGGTATTAAATTCATTGTTGTGGCAGAGTCAACGCAAAGCGGAATAGAGATTCTGTTAAAGAGAGTGTTCGAATTATATGCGGACTACGCACTgaaaaatccattttattCGCTAGAAATGCCAATCAGGTGTGAACTGTTCGAGACAAATTTGCAAACATTGTTGGAGACTGTTGAAAAGTCTGGCGCTAGCAGTGcataa
- the LOC144478568 gene encoding juvenile hormone epoxide hydrolase 1 — protein sequence MYKAAALLAPITLGIIVYISTSNDDVAAPKLPDTYWGSSKVKKESTDIRPFTIDVPSSVIEDLKHRLANRRSYVEPLENVGWTYGISTVFLNSVLDHWKDKYNWTERQALLNKYPQFKTVIQGLDIHFYHVRPTNLPKNLKVLPLLMLHGWPGSIVEFQKIIPRLTTPSPIHDFVFEVVAPSLPGYGFSEGAARAGLGASQIAVIFKNLMQRLKFDKFYVQGGDWGAVIASDMSAIFPEKIIGLHSNMCTAKGLKTLVWTLVGSYFPSFVGVESEKYDVYFPLSKVLSNIVEESGYFHIQATKPDTIGAALASNPDGLAAYILEKFSTWTNKAYRKRDDGGILEKFKIDELLDNVMVYWVTNSITTSVRLYSEQFSSAQRALQMDHVPVKVPTACAAFPNELFLTAKSILKSKFHNLIQYNVLERGGHFAAFEEPQLMANDIISFVEKNEKLNQLPQKEL from the exons TACGTCGAATGATGATGTGGCGGCACCCAAATTACCTGACACGTACTGGGGGTCGTCGAAAGTTAAGAAAGAATCCACCGACATACGACCCTTCACTATCGATGTACCAAGCTCG GTCATAGAGGACTTGAAACACCGTCTCGCAAATAGAAGATCGTACGTCGAACCGCTTGAAAATGTGGGATGGACTTACGGTATTTCAACCGTATTCCTAAATTCGGTACTCGATCATTGGAAGGACAAGTATAATTGGACAGAGAGACAAGCATTGCTCAATAAATATCCGCAATTCAAAACTGTTATTCAAG GTTTGGACATACACTTTTATCATGTTCGTCCTACTAATCTACCAAAGAACTTGAAGGTGCTTCCTTTACTGATGTTGCACGGATGGCCCGGATCGATTGtcgaatttcagaaaataataccCAGGTTAACGACACCTTCGCCAATCCACGATTTCGTATTCGAGGTGGTTGCACCCTCACTGCCTGGATATGGATTCTCTGAAGGAGCTGCTCGGGCTGGACTGGGCGCCTCTCAA attgcagttatattcaaaaatttaatgcaGAGACTTAAGTTTGATAAGTTTTACGTTCAAGGAGGTGATTGGGGAGCTGTCATTGCTTCGGATATGTCTGCTATTTTCCCAGAGAa gaTTATTGGTCTACATAGCAACATGTGTACTGCGAAGGGACTGAAAACTTTGGTTTGGACACTGGTGGGTTCATATTTTCCATCGTTTGTAGGAGTGGAGAGTGAAAAATATGATGTCTATTTCCCTCTGAGTAAAGTTCTCTCAAATATCGTCGAAGAAAGCGGATATTTCCATATACAAGCTACAAAACCAGACACAATCg GAGCTGCTCTAGCAAGCAATCCAGATGGTTTAGCAGCGTACATATTGGAAAAGTTCAGCACATGGACAAATAAAGCATACAGAAAACGAGATGATGGTGGAATACTAGAGAAGTTCAAAATCGACGAACTTTTAGATAACGTAATGGTATATTGGGTTACAAATAGTATTACTACTAGCGTTCGTCTTTATTCTGAGCAGTTTAGTTCTGCACAGAGGGCTTTACAAATGGACCA TGTACCAGTAAAAGTACCAACAGCATGTGCTGCTTTCCCTAATGAATTGTTTTTGACAGCTAAGAGTATACTGAAAAGTAAATTTCATAATCTGATTCAATACAATGTATTAGAACGCGGAGGACATTTTGCAGCATTTGAAGAGCCACAACTTATGGCCAATGACATTATCAGTTTTGtggagaaaaatgaaaaactgaATCAACTACCTCAGAAAGAATTGTAG